The following DNA comes from Castanea sativa cultivar Marrone di Chiusa Pesio chromosome 10, ASM4071231v1.
CACTGTATTTTTTTGTACTACTTATGAGTTTCACTATATTATTTTAgctaatatttttaacaaaaaattttaaatttagcaGAATAAACTGATACTAAACATACGCTAAATGGTAAAGTATTTTtcgcatgaaaaaaaaaaaaaaaattgaagcttcAAGTCTTCAACAGTGGCGGACATTGGCTTCTCCGCCAACCCAACTTTGTTGTGAGCCCCAATAAAACTTCAAGAGAGATCCTGGCAATTCCACATTTcccataatttttaaaaaattaataaatagcAAAAACTAGAAGAGTGGGATGCAGCTGGGAGCATTGGTGACCACTCATTTGAATCTAATAGTACAAcatcaaaattcaagaaaatgTATACTATTTGACAGTAGACATTGAGCAAACCAGAGAGAGACGAAGAAAGTAACGACAGAGAGGGAGACAAAGAAGAAGTAGTTGAAGTTTCAACAATGGCCACAAGGTGCTGTAACTCTAAGCCaagtacagtttttttttatattttaaatctgATCTGAACTGTTAGAACCGTCCACGGTTCTTAAATCCGGGCGGTTCGACCTCGGTTTGTACAATTTACTGAGTACAGTTTACtgattattttttgtataggctggtttttgtgattaaaaaaccTCTTTAATAAACAGTTCACCGTTACCAAGTTAAACCGTACGGGCAGTTCACCGTCAAAACAACTTTAACTATATTAGTAGTTCTCGTCCAAGAGAAGAGTCAAAGAGCAGCCGCTGGTGTTTGGCGTCCAAGGAAGAGAAGAGTCAAAGAGTCAAGTTTGGCGTCCAAGGATAAGGCAGAAGAGTTAAGTTTGGCCTCCAAGGAAGTGAATGTATATTATAAGATATAAATATAATGAACAGGCATATGCATTTTGCGCTCACTCACACCCTACAGAACGAAGGAAATGGATTCTAAGACACAAGTAGCCGATAAGCCTCATGCAGTTTGTATTCCATGCCCAGCTCAAAGTCACATGAAGGCAATGCTAAAGCTTTCAAAGCTTCTCCACCATGAAGGGTTTCACATAACCTTTGTGAATACTGAGTTCATCCACCAACGTTTTTTGAAATCCAGAGGTCCCAACTCCTTAGATGGCTTGTTTGACTTTCGATTTGAAACCATCCCCGATAGCCTTCCTCCATCAGATATCAACGCTACCCAAGACATGCCTTCTCTTTCTGAATCCATTATGACCAACTTCTTAGCTCCATTTTCTGACCTCCTTGTAAAACTCAACAGTCCAACTTCAGATAATCCCCCAGTTACTTGTATTGTTTCAGATGGTTTCATGTCATTTACAATTACTGCTGCTCAAGAATTCAAAATCCCTGTTGTGATGTTCTTCCCTAACTCTGCTTGCAGTTTAATGGGCTGTCTGCAGCTTCCTTCTCTCAAGGACAAGGGCATCATACCTCTTAAAGGTATAAACAAAAGTGcaaaattcaattgaaatcttgcattattttattgtaattgatcATTGTATGCTGAAAACTTTTTGTCTTTGCAGATGAGAGCTATTTGACAAATGGGTATCTTGACACAATTATAAATTGGATTCCTGGTATGAGAGACATACGTCTGAGGGATCTCCCAAGCTTTGTACGAACCATTGATccaaatgatattatttttagaatGGTGATTGATGCAGCAGAGAGAGCTCCAAGTGCTTCAGGAATTATTGTTCACACATTCGATGAGTTAGAGCAAGAAGTTTTGCATGCTCTCTCTACCATGTTTCGTCATGTATATGCTATTGGCCCTCTAGAACCACAGCTCAATCACTTATCCAATGATCATTTGGAATCAATTGGGTATGGTTTATGGAAGGAAGAAACTGAGTGCCTCAATTGGCTTAATTCAAAGGCACCTAACTCAGTGATTTATGTGAGTTTTGGTAGCCTAGCTGTCATGACACCATCGCAATTGGTTGAGATTGGTTGGGGACTTGCAAATAGTAAGCACCCATTTTTGTGGATAATTAGACCTGACTTAGTTGAAGGTGGATCAACGATTTTGTCACCTGAGTTTCAGgaggaaattaaagaaagagGTCTAATAACTAGTTGGTGCCCTCAAGAGGAAGTGTTAAACCACTCCTCAATTGGAGGGTTCTTGACACATTGTGGCTGGAATTCAACCATTGAAAGTGTTTGTGCAGGAGTGCCAATGCTTTGCTTACCAT
Coding sequences within:
- the LOC142613420 gene encoding 7-deoxyloganetin glucosyltransferase-like, which translates into the protein MDSKTQVADKPHAVCIPCPAQSHMKAMLKLSKLLHHEGFHITFVNTEFIHQRFLKSRGPNSLDGLFDFRFETIPDSLPPSDINATQDMPSLSESIMTNFLAPFSDLLVKLNSPTSDNPPVTCIVSDGFMSFTITAAQEFKIPVVMFFPNSACSLMGCLQLPSLKDKGIIPLKDESYLTNGYLDTIINWIPGMRDIRLRDLPSFVRTIDPNDIIFRMVIDAAERAPSASGIIVHTFDELEQEVLHALSTMFRHVYAIGPLEPQLNHLSNDHLESIGYGLWKEETECLNWLNSKAPNSVIYVSFGSLAVMTPSQLVEIGWGLANSKHPFLWIIRPDLVEGGSTILSPEFQEEIKERGLITSWCPQEEVLNHSSIGGFLTHCGWNSTIESVCAGVPMLCLPFFSDQQTNCKYTCNEWAIGMEIDFDVKREEVEKIVRDLLEGDKGKKMKKKAMEWKKLAEEATSPLGSSSINLKNLVSEVLLSRD